In Brevibacillus brevis, a genomic segment contains:
- a CDS encoding ABC transporter permease: MRIYLIKRILALIPVLFVVSVVIFLIIHITPGDPAAVMLGESATEQDVKALRQQLGLDLPLHTQYVNWMADVLRGDLGDSYFMKESVAESIFSHLQPTLSLAILAQIVALVIAIPIGIAAALRRGTATDQTVMGFSLLAMAVPSFLLALFLILLVGVKLQWLPVAGYKPLEAGLWNHLKYLILPAISLGAIQSALITRMTRSSMLEVLNTNYIKTARSKGVKERTLVYKHALRNAFLPILTVIGQTFGGLVTGAVVTETIFNIPGIGQLIINSVERRDYAVIQGVVLFVTAAYVCINLIVDMLYGVVDPRVRLERK, encoded by the coding sequence GTGAGAATTTACCTGATAAAGCGAATACTCGCCCTGATTCCCGTGTTGTTTGTGGTGTCCGTCGTCATCTTTTTGATTATCCATATCACCCCTGGGGACCCGGCTGCGGTCATGCTTGGGGAATCGGCTACGGAGCAAGATGTAAAAGCGCTCCGGCAGCAGCTGGGGCTTGATCTTCCGCTGCATACGCAATACGTGAACTGGATGGCCGATGTGCTGAGGGGGGATTTGGGAGACTCCTACTTCATGAAAGAATCGGTAGCCGAGTCCATTTTCAGCCATTTGCAGCCGACACTCTCTCTGGCCATCCTCGCCCAGATCGTCGCACTGGTCATTGCCATCCCGATCGGCATTGCCGCCGCATTGCGCCGGGGAACGGCAACGGATCAGACGGTCATGGGGTTTTCCTTGCTGGCTATGGCGGTTCCGAGCTTTTTGCTTGCTCTCTTTTTGATTCTTTTGGTCGGGGTGAAGCTGCAATGGCTGCCTGTAGCCGGGTACAAGCCGCTGGAGGCGGGACTGTGGAACCATCTGAAATACTTGATTCTTCCCGCCATTTCTCTCGGCGCCATCCAATCTGCGCTGATTACGCGCATGACCCGGTCTTCCATGCTGGAGGTTCTGAACACCAATTACATCAAGACGGCACGCTCCAAGGGAGTCAAGGAGCGCACACTTGTCTACAAGCATGCGCTGCGAAACGCGTTCCTCCCGATCCTGACGGTCATCGGGCAAACCTTTGGCGGCTTGGTCACCGGTGCCGTGGTGACGGAAACCATTTTCAACATTCCGGGAATCGGTCAGCTGATCATCAATTCCGTGGAGCGGAGGGACTATGCCGTCATCCAGGGAGTCGTTCTGTTTGTGACCGCCGCTTATGTATGTATCAATCTGATCGTCGACATGCTGTACGGTGTGGTTGATCCGAGGGTGCGGCTCGAGCGGAAGTAG
- a CDS encoding ABC transporter substrate-binding protein: protein MRIAYQAQPPTLDPHVTTSQASATIGRNVFETLVTVDSNYRTQPLLAESWEQSEDGKTITFHLRKGVRFHNGKEMTADDVVASMNRWIQISSAGKDHFKGALFEAKDPQTAILHLQNPTSTALPIMAYGGGNYPAIMPKELIDGADPKGVKEYVGTGPFQFKEWQQDQEIHLSKFADYQARSEAADGLAGKREALVDDLRFIFTPDSSTQVAGLLSGEYDVAADVSYDSVQQLENDSDIQVNVAPTGMLNLFFNKKKGLFANVAARQAIGAGIDVESILIAAYTDPKYYQQNHNMMMYYQVGQWASENGKELYNQNNPDKAKQLLKEAGYQGQEIKIVTSRDYEDMYNGAVALQQQMEKLGMKTKLEVYDWPTFTELRNDENKFDILVITNTPKPEPSSLAFMRKDFPGWTDSPELDKLLIEFRSAPNLEKAMSVYGKLQSWFYEYVPVVKVGDGNSISASKKTVQGMKWLDGLVFWNVSNQE from the coding sequence TTGAGAATTGCCTATCAAGCGCAGCCTCCCACGCTTGATCCTCATGTGACGACATCGCAGGCTTCGGCTACCATTGGCAGAAACGTCTTTGAGACGCTGGTTACGGTCGATTCCAACTACCGCACGCAGCCGTTGCTGGCCGAATCCTGGGAGCAAAGCGAGGATGGGAAAACCATTACCTTCCATCTGCGGAAGGGAGTTCGTTTTCACAACGGCAAAGAGATGACGGCAGACGATGTCGTCGCGTCCATGAACCGGTGGATTCAAATATCCAGCGCAGGAAAGGACCATTTTAAAGGAGCGCTCTTTGAAGCGAAAGATCCGCAGACAGCCATTCTGCACCTGCAAAACCCTACCTCTACGGCGCTGCCGATCATGGCATACGGGGGAGGAAATTATCCGGCTATCATGCCAAAGGAACTGATAGATGGCGCCGATCCCAAAGGCGTCAAGGAGTACGTGGGAACAGGCCCTTTCCAATTCAAGGAGTGGCAGCAAGACCAGGAAATCCATCTGAGCAAATTTGCGGATTACCAGGCGAGGAGCGAAGCGGCTGATGGACTGGCCGGAAAAAGAGAAGCGCTGGTGGATGATTTGCGCTTCATCTTCACCCCTGATTCCTCCACGCAAGTCGCAGGGCTGCTCTCCGGTGAGTACGACGTGGCAGCTGACGTTTCCTATGACAGTGTGCAGCAGTTGGAGAACGATTCGGATATTCAAGTCAACGTGGCTCCGACAGGAATGCTGAATCTGTTCTTCAACAAGAAAAAAGGACTGTTTGCCAATGTAGCGGCACGCCAGGCCATCGGAGCGGGCATTGACGTGGAATCGATCCTGATCGCGGCTTATACGGATCCGAAGTACTATCAACAGAACCACAATATGATGATGTACTACCAAGTCGGGCAATGGGCCAGCGAGAACGGAAAAGAGCTTTACAACCAGAACAATCCGGATAAGGCGAAGCAATTGCTGAAGGAAGCGGGTTATCAAGGGCAGGAAATCAAGATCGTCACGAGCCGCGATTACGAAGACATGTACAACGGGGCAGTGGCCTTGCAGCAGCAGATGGAGAAGCTGGGCATGAAAACCAAGCTGGAAGTATACGATTGGCCGACTTTCACCGAGCTGCGTAACGATGAGAACAAATTCGACATTCTGGTGATCACGAACACGCCTAAGCCGGAGCCAAGCTCGCTGGCCTTCATGAGAAAGGACTTCCCGGGATGGACGGACAGTCCGGAGCTGGACAAGCTGCTAATCGAATTCCGAAGCGCGCCAAACCTGGAAAAGGCGATGAGCGTGTACGGCAAGCTGCAATCGTGGTTCTACGAATATGTGCCGGTAGTCAAAGTCGGGGACGGAAATTCCATCTCTGCCTCCAAGAAGACCGTCCAAGGCATGAAATGGCTGGACGGCCTCGTATTCTGGAACGTTTCCAACCAGGAATAG